A stretch of DNA from Halorubrum sp. BOL3-1:
GGACGATCCAGAACGACATCATGAAGGAGTACATCGCGCGGAACCTCTACATCTACCCGCCGAAGCAGTCGATGCGGCTGATCACCGACATCTTCGAGTTCTGCGCGAGCGAGACCCCGAACTTCAACACCATCTCCATCTCGGGGTACCACATCCGCGAGGCGGGGTCGACCGCGGCCCAGGAGATCGCGTTCACCCTCGGGGACGGTATCGAGTACGTCGAGGCCGCCCTCGACGCCGGTCTCGACGTCGACGAGTTCGCCCCGCAGCTCTCATTCTTTTTCAACGCCCACAACAACATCTTCGAAGAGGCCGCAAAGTTCCGCGCCGCCCGCCGGATGTGGGCGCAGATCATGGAAGAGCGGTTCGGCGCCGAGAACCCCAAGTCGAAGCAGCTCAAGTTCCACACCCAGACCGGCGGCTCGACGCTCACCGCCCAGCAGATCGAGAACAACGTCGTCCGCGTCTCGTACCAGGCGCTCGCGGCCGTCCTCGGCGGCACCCAGAGCCTCCACACGAACGGGAAAGACGAGGCGCTCGCGCTCCCGACGGAGAAGTCGGTCCGCACCGCGCTCCGCACCCAGCAGATCCTCGCCCACGAGTCGGGCGCCGCCGACACGATCGACCCGCTCGCGGGGTCGTACTACGTCGAGAGCCTCACCGACGGGATCGAGGAGGAGGCGTTCGAGATCATCGAGGAGGTCGACCGCCGCGACGGCATGCTGGAGGCCGTCGAGAGCGGGTGGGTTCAACGGCAGATCCAAGACGTCGCCTTCGAGCGCCAGCGCGAGATCGAGGAAGGCGAGCGGATCATCGTCGGCGTCAACGAGTTCGAGGTCGACGAGGACCCGGAGATGGACTTAGAAGAGGTCGACCCGGACCAGGAGCAGAACCAGCGCGAGCGCCTAAACGAAGTGAAGGCCGAGCGCGACGACGGCGCGGTCGACGACGCGCTCGCCTGCCTCCGCGAGGCCGCGCAGGGGACCGAGAACGCGATGCCGCACGTCGTCGACGCGGTGAAGGCGTACGCGACGGTCCAAGAGATATCCGACGTGCTCCGCGACGAGTTCGGAGAGTACAAGCCGGGGCGGTGAAGCGGCGTCGCTCGGGGGTCAGTTCGCGCCGCGGACGACGTGTTCGTACTTCAGCGCCGCGACGAAGATCCCGCCCCCGACGGCGTTTCCGACGGTCGCGAGCGCGAGGAACGAGAGGTAGTCCGTCACCGAGATCGCGGGCGAGGTGAAGAGGCCGAAGAGGACCTCCACGTTGCCCGCGATCGAGTGCGGCAGGTGGAGCATTCCGATGGTACCGGTGACGACCACCACGAGGAGCAGCCGGCCGGTCGTCTCCTGTGCGGCGGTGACGAGCCACGCCAACAGTCCCATCAGCCAGCCGGCGAAGATCCCGCCCACGAACAGCCAGCGAAGATCGTGACCGACGAGTTTGAGCGCGATCGTCTCAAACGCGGCGGGGTCGACGACGCCGAGCCCGGGAGTCAAAAGGACCGCGAGCAGGGTGAAACAGATCCCGCCGACGAGGTTCCCGACGTACACCAGCCCCCAGAGTCGGCCCAGTTCCCGGAGCGACGCCTGCCGGTCCAGCACAGGGATCACCGCGAGCGTCGTGTGTTCGGTGAACAGCTCGGACCGCCCGAGGATGACGAAAATGAAGCCGACGGAGTAGACGCTCGCCAACAGGATTTCGGTCGGGAGGTCGCCGTAGCTCCCGGCCGAGAGCGTTAACGCGACCGCCATCAACAGCGGACCGAATCCGATATCGAGACCCGCTGAGAAGCCGGAGAGAAGCAGGCCGGACCGCTCGCGGTGCATCTCGTGGAGTGCGTTATCGAGGATCGATCCGAGGACGGTCCGCGACGACTTCTGATCTGACTGCGCGTCGGAATTCTGGTTGCTCACGGTGGGAGTACATTCACGCTTAATCGTGCTCCGACCCAAATCTTTCCATCGACGAGTCCCGGTTCCGGCTGCCGCCGTGGCGGGGAACGCCGAGTCCGGCCGACCGCTCGCCGGCATTTATGCCGCGGCGGCGACAGTATCGCGTATGCGCTTCGACCACGTCGGCGTCGCGACGCGCGACGCGACCGACTTAGCCGACCTGTTCGGCGGCCTGTGCGACGCCCCCGTCGCCCACGAGGAGACGTTCGACGACATGCGGATCGTCTTCCTCGAACTCGACGGCGGCGGCTACTTCGAGCTGCTCGAACCCGACGGGGGCGGGACGATAGCGGACTACCTCGACCGCGAGGGACCCGGCGTTCACCACGTCGCGCTCGCGGTCGACGACCTCCCGGCGGCGCTCGACGACGCCCGCGACCTCGACATCGACCTCGTCGACGAGGAGCCGCGGCCGGGCGCGTGGGGCCACGAGGTGGCGTTCTGCCACCCGCGGTCGACGGGCGGCGTCCTCGTGGAGTTCGTCGAGCGCTGAGACGGCCGCGGCGACCTTCTCGGTCAGTCGTCGCCGTCTGCCTCGGCCTCGACGGCGGGGTCGTGCGTCTCGTACCAGTCGAGTATCTTCTCCAACCGGTGGATCGCGCGGTCGGGGTCACCGATGTTGTGGTGTTCGTCCGGATAGACGACAAGCTCGGCGTCGACCCCCCGTTTCCGGGCGGCGACGTACAGCTGCTCCGACTGCGAGGAGGGGCACCGCCAGTCCTCGCCGCCGGCCATCACCAACAGAGGGGTCTCGATGTTTCCGGCGTCAAGCACCGCCGTCGACGCGTCGTACGCCTCGGGGTCCTCCCACGGGAGTCCGAACTCCGCCTCCAACCAGATATGTGTGTCGTCCGTCCCGAACGCCGAGCGCAGGTCGTAGATCCCGTGTTCCGGCGCCGCCGCGGCGAACAGGTCCGGCTCCTGCGTGACGAGGAACCCCTGCGCGATCCCCCGTACGAGAAGCCGTGGCCGAACACGCGGTCGGAGTCGACCCACCCGCGGTCCGCGAGGGACGCGACGCCCGCCGCGATGTCGTCGACCTCGGCGGTCCCCCACGCGCCGGTCAGCTCGGCGGTGAACTCTCGGCCACGCGAGGTCCCGCCCCGGTAGTTCGGGCGGAAGACGAGGTACTCTCGGCTCGTCAGCGCGGCGTGCCCGAGGCTGAACACCGGCTCGTCGTACGACATCGGGCCGCCGTGGATCGCCACCACCAGCGGGTGGTCGCCCTCTTCGGGGTCGACTTCGGGGTCGTGATAGAGCACGCCGTCGAGCGTCCAGCCGTCCGACTCCCACTCGACGCGACGGGCCGTCGGCATCGAGAACTCGTCCGTGAGCGACTCGTTGACGCGGGTGAGGCGCCGGAGGGACGCCGGCTCGGTCGCCGCGTCGTCACCTGCGCGGCCCCCGGCGGTCGCCGCGTCGTCACCTGCGCGGCCCCCGGCGGTCGCCGCGTCGAGGTCGTCGACATCGACCGCGTACAGGTCGCTGCCGTCGGTCGGGTGGGAGAACACCGTCACCGCCGTCGAGCCGTCGCCGTCGACGCCGAACGCGGCCATGGCCCGGTCGCGGCCCTGCGCCTCGAAGACGCGCGCTACGGTTCCGTAGGGGCCCTCGTCGTCGATGTCGACGCGGACCAGCCGGGTGCTGCTCTCGTCCGCAATCCGAGCGTATATCGAGCCGCCGACCCACGCCGGCTCGCCGCCGCGAGCGACCGTCCGGTCGAGGTCTGCGGTGAGCGAGACGGGGTCCTCGGGGTCGGTTCCGCCGCCGGCGTCGACGAGGTACACCTCGGCCGGGGCGGGCGGGTCGTCCGGGTCGCTCGCGACGGTCGCGATCCCCTCCCCGTCGGGGCGCCACGCCGGCGCGCCGTGCGTGAGGTCGCCGTCCGTGAGCCGCTCCGCGTCGCCGCCGTCGGGGGAGACGACGTAGATGTCGCGGACGGTGGTGTCGTCGGGGCGGTCGAGCCGGCAGGCGGTGAACGCGATCCGACCGGTTTCGCCCCACGTCGGGTCCATCCCCGAGAGGTCCTCGAAGGCACCGCCGCCGTACGCGTCGTCGAGCCGCCGGGGGTCGGTCTCGGGGTCGTCGAGGTCGACGACGAAGAGGTACCGCGTCACGTCGTCCGTCCACCCCGCGCCATTCACCTTGTGCTGGAGCCGCGTCGTCTCGATCGGTCCGCCCTCCTCGCGCACCTGGTCGAGGTATTCAGACTCCTCGTCGGTCGGGTCGCGCGACTCGATCACCAGCCGGTCGCCGTCGGGCGACCAGTCGAAGCCGGCGACGCCCTCGTCGCGCTCCGTCACCTGCCGGGCGTCGCCCCCCAAGGCGAGGTCGAACAGCCACACCTGTGGTTTGGGTTCCTCGTCGCCGTTCCCGAGGGGTTCGTCGTCGGTTTCGTCCTCAGTGTCGCCGTCGTCGCCCTCGGCTTCCCCCTCGTCTCGGTCCCGCCAGCCGACCCGTCGCTCGGCGTCGGGCTCGCGGGCGGCCACGAACGCGAGGCGGTCGCCGTCCGGCCCCCACGTCGGCGCGGAGGCGCCCGACGCGCTCGTCAGGCGGTGGGGTTCGCGAGAGCCGTCCGTCGGAGCGACGAACAGCGAGGAGACCGACTCGTCTGCGGCCTGATCGTACTCCGTCGCGGCGAAGGCGACGCGGTCGCCGGCGGGGGAGACGGCGACCTCGCCGATCTGGGTCAGCTCGTAGTACGCGTCCAGGGGCAGTTCCGACATGGACCGACCCAGCGGCCGGCGGAGCATATACGTTCGGGCCGCGGAACCCGATCGCGGGAGGGCGCCCCCGGGACGGCAGTCGATGTGCCGGCCGACGAGGCTCTCGGCCGACCGAACGCCGACCGACTTAACCCCGCCGCGGCCCGATCGTCGGCCGTGCTCCGCGACCTCTCGCGACCGATCGAGACGGGCATGCCGACCTACCCCGGCGACCCCGACGTGACGCTCGCGCCCGACGCGACCCACGGGGCCGACGGCTACGCGACGAGCCGGTTCCGGACCGGGACCCACGCGGGAACGCACGTCGACGCGCCGAGGCACACGCTCCCCGAGGGGGAGGCGATCGACGAGCGCGACGTCGGAGAGTTCGCGTTCGACGCCCGCCTCGTCGACCTCCGACCGCTGGAGCAGCGGGAAGCGATCGCGCCCGAGGCGCTGCCCGACCCGGGCGCCATCGACGACGACGTCGACCTCCTCCTCCTCCGGACCGGCTGGGCGTCCCACTGGGGGTCCGACCGGTACCGCGACCACCCGTACCTGACCGCGGCGACCGCCGAGCGCTGCCGAGCGGCGGACGTCGGGGTCGGTCTCGACGCCTTCGGGCCGGATCCGACGCCGACCGCAAGAGGGGATACGGAATCGCCCGCGAGCGACGGTGACGAGCCCGACGGCACGCCCGCACACGACGTTCTGTTGGGCGACTCGCTCCCGATCGTCGAGAATCTCTGCGGCCTCGACGACCTCCCGACGCGATTCCGGCTGTACGCCTTCCCGCTCCGGCTCCGCGGGGGAGACGGCTCACCGGTGCGCGCGGCGGCGGAATGGGACGACTGAGCCGATGGGGCGGAAGATGAAACGGAGCGCACGGCCCGGAACGCGACGTTGCCGCGCGTGTCGCCCGCGTCACAGACCAAACCCGTTTTAAGCGTCGGTGACGAACCGCGTCACAAGGTAGATATCTATGGAAATGCCACGCCGCTTCAACACGTACTGCCCGCACTGTGACGCCCACCACGAGCACGAGGTGGAGAAGGTTCGGTCGGGTCGCGCGACCGGTATGAAACGCGACGCTCGGCAGCGACGCCGCGCGCTCGCGACGATCGGCAACGCCGGCGGGTACTCGAAGGTGCCCGGTGGCGACAAGCCGACGAAGAAGACCCACCTGAAGTACCGCTGCGGCGACTGCGGAAAGGCCCACATGCGCGAGGGATGGCGCGCCGGCCGGCTCACGTTCCAGGACTAAGCATGGCAGGAGACTTCCACCTTCTGGCGTGCGACGAATGCGGGAACGAACAGGTCGTCTTCGGCAAGGCCTCCTCCACGGTGTCGTGTGCGGTCTGCGGCGCGACGCTCGCGACCCCCACCGGCGGGGAGGCGGAGCTTCACGGCGAAATCGTCGAAACCGTTGAGGCGCGGTAACAGCCTCACCGCTCCGTCATGAAGTACAGCGGCTGGCCCGAACCCGGCGAGTTGGTTGTCGGTGACGTCGACGAGATCGCGGACTTCGGCGTGTTCGTCGACCTCGACGAGTACGAGGACAAGCGCGGCCTCTGTCACATCAGCGAGGTCGCCTCCGGCTGGATCAAGAACGTCCGCGACCACGTCCGCGAGGGACAGACGGTCGTCGCCAAGGTGCTGGAGGTCGACGAGTCGTCGAGCCAGATCGACCTGTCGATCAAAGACGTCAACGAACACCAGCGCAAGGAGACGATCCAAGACTGGAAGAACTCACAGAAGGCCGACAACTGGATGGAGATCGCGCTCGGTGAGGACGTCGATGACGACCGCTACACCGCGGTCGCCAACGCCCTCCTCGTCGAGTACGAGAGCCTCTACGACGCCTTCGAGGCGGCCGCGATCAGCGGCGACGAGGCCCTCGTTGACGTCGACGACGACACTGTCGACGCGGTCGTCACGGCGGCCCGTGACAACGTCTCTGTCCCGTACGTCGACGTGACGGGGTACGTCGACCTCGAATCGGCGGCCCCCGACGGTGTCGACGACGTGCGCGACGCGCTCGCGACCGCCGAGGGGAACGGCCAGATCCCGGACGGCGTCGAGCTCGAGGTCGGCTACGTGGGATCGCCCGAGTACCGGATCAAGGTCCGCGCGCCCGACTACAAGACGGCCGAGGACCAGCTCGAATCCGCGGCGGCCCGCGCCCGCGAGTCCATCGAGGCCGCCGGCGGCGTCGGGGAGTTCCACCGCGAGCGACGCGAGGAAGACGAGTAACCGCGGGCGGTTCGACGTCGCGCCTTTTCACCCGTGAAATCAGATATCCGCGTCTGCGCGAACTGGGAGACCGCTCACGACCGCCCGGTGTACGCGCTCGACGACCGCTGCCCGGAGTGCGGCGGCCCGACCGAGAACAGCGCGCCGGCCCCGTTCGGCCCGGAGGATCCGTACGGCGAGTACCGGCGGCGGGCGCGGCGGCGCGACTCGGCGTAGGGTCCCGACTCGCCGGCGGCGCGGGCGGCGTCCGCACAAATAGCCACGCTCTTGTGAGCGCCGCCCGGACGGGCACGGTATGGAGGATATCGAGATCGACGAGGTCGCGACGCCGGCGCTGGACGACCCGGTGTTGATCGAGGGGCTACCGGGCGTCGGCCACGTGGGGAAACTCGCCGCCGAACACCTGTTAGAGGAGTTCGACGGGGAACTGGTTCGCCGGGTGTACGCCACGGAGTTCCCGCCGCAGGTGAGCATCGACGACGAGGGGATCACGGAGCTGACCTGCGCCGAGTTCCACGCCGTCGAGACCGACGGCGCCGACCTCCTCGTGTTGACCGGGGATCACCAAGCCGGGTCGAACGCGGGCCACTACCGGCTCACCTCGACGTTCCTCGACGTCGCCGAGGAGTTCGGCGCCGAACGGGCGTTCGCGCTCGGGGGGTCCCCACCGGCGAACTCGTCGAGGAGTACACGGTGCTGGGGGCGGTCTCCGACGCCGCCCTCGTCGACGACCTGGAGGACGCCGGCGTGGAGTTCCGCGCGGACGAGCCGGCCGGGGGGATCGTCGGCGTCTCCGGACTCGTCTTAGGTCTCGGCGGTCGCCGCGGTCTCGACGTCGCCTGCTTGATGGGCGAGACGAGCGGCTACCTGGTCGATCCGAAGAGCGCGCGGGCCGTACTGGAGACGCTGGAGGCCGTCCTCGACATGTCCGTCGACTACGAGAGCCTGGAGGACCGCGCCGAGGAGATGGAGGAGGTCGTCGGCAAGATCCGCGAGATGCAGGAGGGACCCGCGGTGCCGGACGACGACCTGCGGTACATCGGCTGATCGGCCGGGTTCACCGATTTCGGTCCGTTCTCGCCGCAGGTTCACCCTCGCCCAGTGACTGAAACCCCCGTCCGGCGTCCGGAACCCCCGCTTCCGGCAGAGCTAAACCGCATCCCCGATCATCGTTCGTCAATGACCGACGTACGCGTCGCCGGAGTCGGACTCACGCGCTTCGGGGAACATCCCGACCGGAGCGGCCGCGACCTGTTCGGTGCGGCCGCGCTGCGGGCGTTCGAGGACGCCGACGTCGACAGGTCCGACGTCGAGGAGCTGAACTACGGGAACTTCATGGGCGCGCTCGCGGAGCATCAGGGCCATCAGGCGCCGCTGATGGCCGAGGCCGCCGGCGTCCGCTGTCCGGCCACCCGTTACGAGTCGGCGTGCGCCTCCGCGGGGGTCGCGGTCCGCGAGGCGGTCCGGACGGTGGCCGCGGGCGACGCCGACGTGGTCCTCGCGGGCGGGATGGAGCGCATGACCCACCTCCCGACCGACGAGGCGACTGAGGGTCTCGCGATCGCGGCCGACGACCTCTTCGAGGTCCGGGCGGGCGTGACCTTCCCCGGCGCCTACGCGCTGATGGCGAACGCGTACTTCGAGGAGTACGGCGGGAGCCGCGAGGACCTCGCGCACGTCGCCGCGAAGAACCACGCCAACGCCGTGCCGAACGAGTACGCCCAGTACCGCAGGGAGGTGTCCGTCGAGGAGGCGATGGACGCGCCGCCGGTCGCGGAGCCGCTCCACCTCTACGACGCCTGTCCGATCACCGACGGCGCGAGCGCGCTCGTGCTGGTCTCCGAGGAGTACGCCGAGGAACGCGACCTCGACGCGTCGGTCGCGGTGACGGGCACCGGACAGGGGACGGACCGGATGGCGCTGGGCGACCGCGAACGCCTCGCGCGGACGCCCGCCGCGGACGACGCGGCGGCGGCCGCCTACGAGGACGCCGGGGTCGAGGCGGCCGACATCGACGTCGCGGAGGTCCACGACTGCTTCACGGTCGCGGAGGTGCTGGCGCTGGAGTCGCTGGGCCTCTTCGAGCCGGGCGAGGGGATCTCCGCCGCCCGAGAGGGGATCACGACCGCCGACGGCGACCTCCCGGTGAACCTCTCGGGCGGCCTGAAGGCGAAGGGTCACCCGGTCGGCGCGACCGGCGGCTCGCAGATCGCGGAGCTGACGCGGCTCCTCCGGGGCGACCACCCGAACAGCGGACACGTCGCGGACGCCGACGTCGGCGTCGCGCACAACGCGGGCGGTACGGTCGCGAGCGCGGTCGTCCACGTGCTGGAGGTGGCGGAATGAGCGACGACGCGGCCGGCTCAGACGGTGCGGACGGCGGCGACGCGGACGCCGGACGGACGGCGGAACACGCCGAGTGGCTCGACGCGCTGGCCGACGGCGACGGGTTCGCGCTCGTCTGCCCGGACGGCCACGGGTCGCTGCCGCCGCGACGCGTGTGTCCGGAGTGCGGGGCCACCGACCTCTCGCGGGAGCCGTTCGACGAACGCGGGACCGTCGAGACGTACACCGTCGTCCACGTCCCATCGCCGCGCTTCGCGGACGACGCGCCGTACGCGACCGCCGTGGTCGACTTCGGACCGGTGCGGGTCACGGGGGTCTATCGGGACGGAGGCGACTCCGTTCCCGACCTCGAGATCGGTGAGCGGGTCACGGTCGACGTCGGAGAGCGCGTTACCGACGGTGAGCGACTGGTCGTCTTCCGACCCGCTGACGGGGAGTAGTCGGGACGAACGGTCGATCGAGAGGGGCGGTCCGACGCGCGACCCAACTGTTATAATACCGTCATGGGTACGTGAGACGTATGTCCGACCGCATTTCGGTTCTCCTCGTCGACGACGACCCGGATCTCCTCGCGGTCACGGCCTCGTACCTCGAACGCGAGGACGATCGGATCGCGGTCGAGACCGCTGAGGACGCGGCGACGGGGCTTGAGGCGCTCGACGAGTGCGACGTCGAGTGCGTGGTCTCCGACTACGAGATGCCCGGCGGGGACGGACTCGAATTCTTACAGGTGGTCCGCGAGCGCGACCCTGATCTCCCTTTCATCCTCCACACGGGAAGAGGGTCTGAGGAGATCGCGAGCGAGGCCATCTCCGCCGGCGTGACCGACTACATCCAGAAGCGCGGCGGGACCGAGCGGTACGAGCGGCTGGCGAACCGGGTCGTCGAGGCCGTCGAGAAGTGCCGTGCGGAGCGGGACGCCGACCGGATGCGGCGGCAGCTGGAGGCGATTGCCGACCACTCGCGGGACGCGATTCTCACCGTCGACGACGACGGCACGATTCGGTTCGCGAACCCGGCCGTCGAGCGGCTGTTCGGATACGCGCCCGGCGAACTCGTGGGCGAACCGTTGGCGACGCTGACCCCCCGACGGAACGGCGACGAGCTTCTCGACACGCTGGAACGCCACCTCGATGTCGCCGCCGACGAGGGCGACGGCGCCTCGGTCGAGCTCTCCGGACGGCACCGCGACGGGAGCAAGCTCGCCCTCTCCGTCTCCTTCGGCGAGTTCGAACGGGACGGCGAACGTCGGTTCGTCGGGATCTCCCGGGATGTCACGGAGCGCGAGCGACACCGAGCGTTCGTCGAACACTCAAGCGACGTCGTCGCAGCGCTCGACGCGGACGGGACGTTCCAGTACGTGAGCCCCTCCGCCGAACGGATCTTGGGGCACGACCCCGAGGAACTCGTCGGCGAGAACGCGTTCTCGTACGTCCACCCCGACGACCGCGAGGCCGTCGTCGAGACCTTCGAGGAGTCGGCGGACGGCGACTCGTCGACCGGGTCGGAGTCGTCGACGAGGTCGGTCGAGTACCGGGTTCGGTGTGCCGACGGCGGCCATCGGTGGGTCGAGTCCGTCGGGAACAGCTGGCTCGACGACAACGCCATCGGGGGGTACGTGGTCAACACCCGCGACATCTCCGACCGCAAGGAGCGCGAGCAGACGCTGGCGCGGCTCCGCGAGTGGACGCGGGAACTCAACTACGCCCGGACGGTCGACGAGACGGCACAGCTGGCGGTCGACGCGGTCGACGACCTGGTCGACGCCGGCCTGAGCGGGATCCACCTGCGCAGCGACGACGGCGACCGGCTCGAACCGGTCGCGCTCGGCGATTCGGTGCCCATGCTGTTCGACGAGCAGCCGACCTACGAGCGGGGCGCGCCGCCCGGGACGCGGGCCGCCCTCGTGTGGGAGGCGTTCCGCGGCGACGGGTCGATCGTCATCGACGAGGTCTCGACGTACGAGCCGTTGGCGGAGGAGACGCCGGCCGAAAGCCTCGTGTTGCGACCGGTCGGCGACCACGGACTGTTCGTCGTCTCCGCCCCGACGGCTCACGAGTTCACCGACACCGACGTCCTCGTCGCCGGGATCCTCTCAGAGCATCTGGAGGCCGCGCTCGACCGCGCGGAGCGGGAGCGGCGGCTGGAGCAGCTCCACGGCGCGACCCGGACCCTCGTCCGGGCGGAGTCGCGAGAGGAGATCGCCCAGCGGGCGGTCGAGGCGGCCGAGGACGTGCTCGGCTTTTCGGTCGTCACCGTCCGGATCCACGACCCGGACGCCGGCGGGCTCGTTCCGGCGGCCGTCTCCGAGTTCACTGAGGAGCTGTTGCCCGAACGCGAGACGTTCACGCCCGACGGCGGGAGCCTCAACTGGAGGGCGTTCGAGGCGGGAGAGGTCCGCACCTACGACGATATCAGGGAGACGGACGCGCTCGACGCCGACACCCCCCTCCGGAGTCTCATGATCCTCCCGGTCGGGGAGTTCGGGACCCTCTCGGTCGGCAAGACGGAGCCGGAGGTGTTCGACGGGACCGACGAGTTCCTCGCGCGGATCCTCGCGACCGCGGTCGAGACCGCGTTCCAGGCCGCGGAGCGGACCCGGCGCCTCCACGAGCGGAGCAGGGAGCTGGAGCGACAGAACGACCGGCTGGAGGAGTTCGCCAGCGTCGTCTCTCACGACCTCCGGAATCCCCTCAACGTCGCGCAGGGGCGGGTCGAGCTCGCCGCGGAGGAGTGCGGCTCGGAGCACCTCGACGCCGCCGTCACGGCCCACGAGCGAATGGAGGCGCTGATCGACGACCTGCTCGTGCTGGCGCGCGAGGGCGAGACGGTGAGCGAGACCGACCCGGTCCGAGTCGCAGACGCCGTCCGCGGATGCTGGTCGACCGTCGACACGGCGGACGCCGTCCTCTCCGTCGAGACCGACCTGACCCTGCGAGCCGACGAGAGCCGGCTCCGACAGCTGTTAGAGAACCTGATCCGCAACGCGGTCGAACACGGCGGGGACGACGTGACGATCACCGCCGGCGCGCTCGACGGCGGCTTCTACGTGGCGGACGACGGACCGGGAATCCCCGCGAACGAGCGGGACGCGGTGTTCGACGCCGGCTACTCGACCTCGGAGTCGGGAACGGGGTTCGGACTCCGGATCGTCGAACAGGTGGCCGACGCCCACGGGTGGGAGGTGCGCGCCGTCGAGAGCGAAGCGGGCGGAGCGCGGTTCGAGGTCACCGGCGTCGAGTCCGCGGCCTGATCGTCTCGGACCCGACGGTGACGGGCCCGACCGAGGAGTCGATCAGTCCCGGGTGACCAGTTCGACCTCGTGGCCGTCCTGGTCTTTCGTGAACGCGTAGTTGTGGTCGCAGGACGCGGGGTCGCGGTACTCCGGCGCCTCGCGGGTCACGAGCGCGTCCCAGGCGTCGTCG
This window harbors:
- a CDS encoding Zn-ribbon domain-containing OB-fold protein, with the translated sequence MSDDAAGSDGADGGDADAGRTAEHAEWLDALADGDGFALVCPDGHGSLPPRRVCPECGATDLSREPFDERGTVETYTVVHVPSPRFADDAPYATAVVDFGPVRVTGVYRDGGDSVPDLEIGERVTVDVGERVTDGERLVVFRPADGE
- a CDS encoding RNA-protein complex protein Nop10, which codes for MKSDIRVCANWETAHDRPVYALDDRCPECGGPTENSAPAPFGPEDPYGEYRRRARRRDSA
- the mce gene encoding methylmalonyl-CoA epimerase gives rise to the protein MRFDHVGVATRDATDLADLFGGLCDAPVAHEETFDDMRIVFLELDGGGYFELLEPDGGGTIADYLDREGPGVHHVALAVDDLPAALDDARDLDIDLVDEEPRPGAWGHEVAFCHPRSTGGVLVEFVER
- a CDS encoding methylmalonyl-CoA mutase; protein product: MYDPEELAAIREAKESWEAGTYGETVDRFGEREETFTTDTGGQEVDPLYTPDDAETDYREDLGYPGEEPYTRGVYSTMHRGRLWTMRQYAGMGTAAETNERFQYLIDEGSSGLSMAFDLPTQMGYDSDAAMAEGEVGRSGVAIDTLDDFETVFDGIPLDEVSTSMTINAPAAVLLAMYVAMGDEQGVPREELRGTIQNDIMKEYIARNLYIYPPKQSMRLITDIFEFCASETPNFNTISISGYHIREAGSTAAQEIAFTLGDGIEYVEAALDAGLDVDEFAPQLSFFFNAHNNIFEEAAKFRAARRMWAQIMEERFGAENPKSKQLKFHTQTGGSTLTAQQIENNVVRVSYQALAAVLGGTQSLHTNGKDEALALPTEKSVRTALRTQQILAHESGAADTIDPLAGSYYVESLTDGIEEEAFEIIEEVDRRDGMLEAVESGWVQRQIQDVAFERQREIEEGERIIVGVNEFEVDEDPEMDLEEVDPDQEQNQRERLNEVKAERDDGAVDDALACLREAAQGTENAMPHVVDAVKAYATVQEISDVLRDEFGEYKPGR
- a CDS encoding formate/nitrite transporter family protein, coding for MHRERSGLLLSGFSAGLDIGFGPLLMAVALTLSAGSYGDLPTEILLASVYSVGFIFVILGRSELFTEHTTLAVIPVLDRQASLRELGRLWGLVYVGNLVGGICFTLLAVLLTPGLGVVDPAAFETIALKLVGHDLRWLFVGGIFAGWLMGLLAWLVTAAQETTGRLLLVVVVTGTIGMLHLPHSIAGNVEVLFGLFTSPAISVTDYLSFLALATVGNAVGGGIFVAALKYEHVVRGAN
- a CDS encoding thiolase domain-containing protein; the protein is MTDVRVAGVGLTRFGEHPDRSGRDLFGAAALRAFEDADVDRSDVEELNYGNFMGALAEHQGHQAPLMAEAAGVRCPATRYESACASAGVAVREAVRTVAAGDADVVLAGGMERMTHLPTDEATEGLAIAADDLFEVRAGVTFPGAYALMANAYFEEYGGSREDLAHVAAKNHANAVPNEYAQYRREVSVEEAMDAPPVAEPLHLYDACPITDGASALVLVSEEYAEERDLDASVAVTGTGQGTDRMALGDRERLARTPAADDAAAAAYEDAGVEAADIDVAEVHDCFTVAEVLALESLGLFEPGEGISAAREGITTADGDLPVNLSGGLKAKGHPVGATGGSQIAELTRLLRGDHPNSGHVADADVGVAHNAGGTVASAVVHVLEVAE
- a CDS encoding cyclase family protein yields the protein MLRDLSRPIETGMPTYPGDPDVTLAPDATHGADGYATSRFRTGTHAGTHVDAPRHTLPEGEAIDERDVGEFAFDARLVDLRPLEQREAIAPEALPDPGAIDDDVDLLLLRTGWASHWGSDRYRDHPYLTAATAERCRAADVGVGLDAFGPDPTPTARGDTESPASDGDEPDGTPAHDVLLGDSLPIVENLCGLDDLPTRFRLYAFPLRLRGGDGSPVRAAAEWDD
- a CDS encoding 30S ribosomal protein S27e encodes the protein MAGDFHLLACDECGNEQVVFGKASSTVSCAVCGATLATPTGGEAELHGEIVETVEAR
- a CDS encoding 50S ribosomal protein L44e; translation: MEMPRRFNTYCPHCDAHHEHEVEKVRSGRATGMKRDARQRRRALATIGNAGGYSKVPGGDKPTKKTHLKYRCGDCGKAHMREGWRAGRLTFQD
- a CDS encoding translation initiation factor IF-2 subunit alpha, yielding MKYSGWPEPGELVVGDVDEIADFGVFVDLDEYEDKRGLCHISEVASGWIKNVRDHVREGQTVVAKVLEVDESSSQIDLSIKDVNEHQRKETIQDWKNSQKADNWMEIALGEDVDDDRYTAVANALLVEYESLYDAFEAAAISGDEALVDVDDDTVDAVVTAARDNVSVPYVDVTGYVDLESAAPDGVDDVRDALATAEGNGQIPDGVELEVGYVGSPEYRIKVRAPDYKTAEDQLESAAARARESIEAAGGVGEFHRERREEDE